In one Candidatus Eisenbacteria bacterium genomic region, the following are encoded:
- a CDS encoding C1 family peptidase: protein MSPTRRSARTRARTLSVSVPDDFARWQRPSAPALRVAKSVKRARGRYLLAARPDTVDFRDRMYQASLVEVPRERPLEDFLRLGLPVLDQGREGACTGFALATVVHYLLRTRAPSGDAAGRRRERDFDRIEVSPHMLYRMARRYDEWAGEDDDGSSARGAMKGWFKHGVCSLSAWPAADPGVADTLLTDARARDALARPLGGYTRVNHRDLVALHAALAEVGILYATAWVHAGWEAVKSDGRVDPRRDRGNQGGHAFAIVGYDRDGFWLQNSWGGRWGRRGFGHVTYGDWLKNGTDVWVGRLGAPVGLAARTPAALETAASLAGGGVKTPLAIADLRPHVVSIGNDGRLRNSGIMASDAQAVHQLFSDDFVRITKGWKKRRLLLYAHGGLCDEDGALHRIQDYRRALLEAEVYPLAFVWKTDYWTTIRNVLEDAQRRRKPEGILDATRDFLLNRLDDALEPVARAATGKLEWDQMKQNGLAATLQANGGARLVAEYVRQLAAQGVEVHVAGHSAGSIFMAPLVRLLATRGAVDWTGMPDASGLAHADSEPGLGVPIESVTMWAPACTIDLFARCYKPVVDARGVGRFALFTLTDKAEQDDHCAHVYNKSLLYLVSHAFEATARNPLIPVGAKGRNLFAAGVGILGMEWWLTRHPETRNWFQRLDGASSMADEGAAVWVLSPNAVGEGSRNGAGAKHHGDFDDDGATVQATLARILGRPSLAAGALRPTFERTAASRRDRREAYNRK from the coding sequence ATGAGTCCGACCCGCAGGAGCGCGCGCACGCGCGCACGCACGTTGTCCGTCTCGGTTCCCGACGACTTCGCGCGCTGGCAGCGCCCGTCGGCCCCGGCCCTCCGCGTCGCGAAGTCGGTGAAGCGCGCGCGCGGGCGGTACCTGCTCGCCGCTCGGCCCGACACGGTGGACTTTCGCGACCGCATGTACCAGGCCTCGCTCGTCGAGGTGCCGCGCGAGCGCCCGCTCGAGGACTTCCTGCGTCTCGGCCTGCCGGTGCTCGATCAGGGCCGCGAGGGCGCGTGCACCGGCTTCGCCCTCGCGACCGTCGTGCACTACCTGCTGCGCACGCGCGCGCCCAGCGGCGACGCCGCCGGGCGGCGGCGCGAGCGGGACTTCGACCGCATCGAGGTCAGCCCGCACATGCTCTACCGCATGGCGCGCCGCTACGACGAGTGGGCGGGCGAGGACGACGACGGCTCGAGCGCGCGCGGGGCGATGAAGGGCTGGTTCAAGCACGGCGTCTGCTCGCTGTCGGCGTGGCCGGCGGCGGATCCGGGCGTCGCGGACACGCTCCTGACCGACGCGCGCGCCCGGGATGCGCTCGCACGACCGCTCGGCGGCTACACGCGCGTCAACCACCGCGACCTCGTGGCCCTGCACGCGGCGCTCGCCGAGGTCGGCATTCTCTACGCGACGGCGTGGGTGCACGCCGGCTGGGAGGCGGTGAAGTCCGATGGCCGCGTGGACCCGCGGCGCGACCGGGGCAACCAGGGCGGCCATGCGTTCGCGATCGTCGGCTACGACCGGGACGGATTCTGGCTGCAGAACTCGTGGGGCGGGCGCTGGGGGCGGAGGGGCTTCGGCCACGTCACCTACGGCGATTGGCTCAAGAACGGCACGGACGTGTGGGTGGGGCGCCTCGGCGCGCCGGTCGGCCTCGCCGCCCGCACGCCGGCCGCGCTGGAGACGGCGGCGAGCCTGGCGGGCGGCGGCGTGAAGACGCCGCTGGCGATCGCCGATCTGCGGCCGCACGTCGTCAGCATCGGCAACGACGGGCGGTTGCGGAACTCCGGGATCATGGCGTCGGACGCGCAGGCGGTGCACCAGCTCTTCAGCGACGACTTCGTCCGGATCACGAAGGGCTGGAAGAAGCGCCGGTTGCTGCTCTACGCGCACGGCGGGCTGTGCGACGAGGACGGCGCGCTGCACCGCATCCAGGACTATCGCCGCGCGCTGCTCGAGGCCGAGGTCTATCCGCTCGCGTTCGTGTGGAAGACGGATTACTGGACGACGATCCGCAACGTGCTCGAGGACGCGCAGCGCCGGCGAAAGCCGGAGGGCATCCTCGATGCGACCCGCGACTTCCTGCTCAACCGTCTCGACGACGCGCTCGAGCCCGTCGCGCGCGCCGCGACGGGCAAGCTCGAGTGGGACCAGATGAAGCAGAACGGCCTCGCGGCGACGCTGCAGGCGAACGGAGGCGCGCGGCTGGTGGCCGAATACGTGCGCCAGCTCGCCGCGCAGGGCGTCGAGGTGCACGTCGCCGGGCACAGCGCCGGAAGCATCTTCATGGCGCCGCTCGTGCGGCTGCTCGCGACCCGCGGCGCGGTGGACTGGACCGGCATGCCGGACGCTTCGGGCCTCGCCCACGCGGACTCCGAGCCGGGGCTCGGCGTGCCGATCGAGAGCGTCACGATGTGGGCGCCCGCGTGCACGATCGACCTGTTCGCCCGCTGCTACAAGCCGGTCGTGGACGCGCGAGGGGTCGGGCGCTTCGCGCTCTTCACGCTGACGGACAAGGCCGAGCAGGACGACCACTGCGCGCACGTCTACAACAAGTCGCTGCTTTACCTGGTCTCGCACGCGTTCGAAGCGACGGCGCGTAATCCCCTGATCCCGGTCGGCGCGAAGGGCCGGAACCTGTTCGCCGCTGGCGTCGGGATCCTCGGCATGGAGTGGTGGCTCACGCGACACCCCGAGACACGGAACTGGTTCCAGCGGCTGGACGGCGCGAGTTCGATGGCCGACGAGGGCGCGGCCGTCTGGGTGCTGTCGCCGAACGCCGTCGGCGAGGGTTCGCGCAACGGCGCGGGGGCGAAGCACCACGGCGACTTCGACGACGACGGCGCGACCGTGCAGGCGACGCTGGCGCGCATCCTCGGCCGTCCGTCGCTGGCGGCGGGCGCGCTCCGGCCGACCTTCGAGCGGACCGCGGCGTCGCGCCGCGACCGGCGCGAGGCCTACAACCGGAAGTAG
- a CDS encoding SMP-30/gluconolactonase/LRE family protein, translating into MRVSALLALPAAVVLATIALVPAPRAAETSDTLSWQWHLRAARAALASGDDALARAHLIATDSLSGGHTGARSALATLAARAGDREGVLRWLDAFARTGLTRDVGRDTLFAPWRQDSAFRAIAARLAANAAPVGDLSPAVALGDASLLAEDVAWDAPRGRFLVSSIHRRRILAVDRAGSVTGFTEPGAGMTWGVYGLALDAANGLLWATTAAGPECDAYSPSDSGRTALFACDLRTGRLRRRVELPRAAARQVLGDLAVGPDGTVYASESLGGALYRLRRGGGTLETLVPAGEFVSPQGCVLSADGARLYVADYARGIAAVSLAGGGVTWLPRPYSLSSGGVDGLYRDGDRLIAIQNGPNPKRVLELSLDSAGTRITAWRVLAQGGERLGEPNHGTRVGREFYLIGDSGWDRVGEDGRLRTGADSRPPVLLRLSLDHR; encoded by the coding sequence ATGAGAGTTTCCGCGCTCCTCGCACTGCCCGCCGCGGTCGTTCTCGCGACGATCGCCCTCGTCCCGGCGCCGCGCGCGGCGGAGACGTCCGACACGCTGAGCTGGCAGTGGCACCTGCGGGCGGCGCGTGCGGCGCTCGCGTCGGGCGATGACGCGCTGGCGCGAGCGCACCTGATCGCGACGGACTCGCTGTCCGGCGGGCACACGGGCGCCAGGTCGGCGCTGGCGACGCTGGCGGCGCGCGCGGGCGACCGCGAGGGCGTGCTGCGCTGGCTGGACGCGTTCGCGCGGACCGGCCTGACGCGCGACGTCGGGCGCGACACGCTGTTCGCGCCCTGGCGGCAGGACAGCGCGTTCCGCGCCATCGCCGCGCGCCTCGCGGCCAACGCCGCGCCGGTGGGGGACCTGTCGCCCGCCGTCGCGCTCGGCGACGCCTCGCTGCTCGCCGAGGACGTCGCGTGGGACGCGCCGCGCGGGCGCTTCCTCGTCAGCTCGATCCACCGCCGCCGGATCCTCGCGGTGGACCGCGCCGGCAGTGTCACCGGCTTCACCGAACCCGGCGCGGGCATGACGTGGGGAGTCTATGGACTCGCGCTCGACGCCGCGAACGGCCTGCTGTGGGCGACGACCGCCGCGGGGCCCGAGTGCGACGCGTACAGTCCGTCCGACTCGGGACGCACGGCGCTGTTCGCCTGCGACCTGCGCACCGGCCGGCTTCGGCGGCGCGTCGAGCTGCCGCGCGCGGCCGCGCGCCAGGTGCTCGGCGACCTCGCGGTCGGACCCGACGGCACGGTGTACGCGAGCGAATCGCTGGGCGGCGCGCTCTACCGACTGCGCCGGGGCGGCGGGACGCTCGAGACGCTCGTGCCCGCGGGCGAGTTCGTCTCGCCCCAGGGCTGCGTTCTCTCGGCGGACGGCGCCCGCCTGTACGTGGCCGATTACGCCCGCGGGATCGCCGCGGTGTCGCTGGCGGGCGGCGGGGTGACGTGGCTGCCGCGACCCTACTCGCTCTCCTCGGGCGGCGTGGACGGCCTCTACCGCGACGGCGATCGGCTGATCGCGATCCAGAACGGCCCGAACCCGAAACGCGTGCTCGAGCTGTCGCTGGATTCGGCCGGCACGCGCATCACCGCCTGGCGCGTGCTCGCGCAGGGCGGCGAGCGGCTGGGCGAGCCGAACCACGGCACGCGGGTCGGACGCGAGTTCTACCTGATCGGCGACAGCGGCTGGGACCGCGTGGGCGAGGACGGCCGGCTGCGCACGGGCGCGGACTCACGGCCGCCCGTGCTGCTCAGGCTGTCGCTCGACCACCGCTGA
- a CDS encoding ferritin-like domain-containing protein yields the protein MAARKKSAVNRNAKMIALLNEDLAGELSAIIQYMTYAAKTTGPYRPQLSQFFLSEVPGETAHAQFLANKIVALGGEPTTVPRPVPVAHTNHDMLVAVLEAERRARADYTRRAKQAEQSGDKGLQVHLENIVADEEGHFEDTERILRDWPL from the coding sequence ATGGCTGCCAGGAAGAAGTCCGCCGTGAACCGGAACGCGAAGATGATCGCCCTGCTCAACGAGGATCTGGCGGGCGAGCTCAGCGCCATCATCCAGTACATGACCTACGCCGCGAAGACGACCGGCCCCTACCGGCCGCAGCTTTCGCAGTTCTTCCTCTCCGAGGTCCCGGGCGAGACCGCGCACGCCCAGTTCCTCGCGAACAAGATCGTCGCCCTCGGCGGCGAGCCGACCACCGTTCCGCGCCCGGTGCCGGTCGCGCACACCAACCACGACATGCTGGTGGCCGTGCTCGAGGCCGAGCGCCGCGCCCGCGCCGACTACACCAGGCGGGCGAAGCAGGCGGAGCAGTCCGGCGACAAGGGCCTGCAGGTGCACCTCGAGAACATCGTCGCCGACGAGGAAGGACACTTCGAGGACACCGAACGCATCCTGCGCGACTGGCCGCTCTGA
- a CDS encoding phospholipase, whose product MPDDSHDPLLRFAPATVHGRYFVRPPAGTGGACWLVGFHGQGQTAEAFFPSLARVPRSGRWLVASVQGLNRYYSGRSDAVVANWMTRQDREQAIADNVAWVDGVCDALEREFGPPRAIVFAGFSQGVAMAYRAGLLGRRECAAIIVSGGDVPPEFAAGTPRPWPRVLVATGDGDGWFTPARLEGDLAIVRLSRPDARWLVFEGGHEWSEALSEAAGGLLAEIERGA is encoded by the coding sequence ATGCCCGACGACTCCCACGATCCGCTGCTGCGATTCGCGCCCGCCACCGTGCACGGGCGCTACTTCGTGCGTCCGCCCGCCGGGACGGGCGGCGCGTGCTGGCTGGTGGGATTTCACGGCCAGGGGCAGACGGCCGAAGCGTTCTTTCCATCGCTCGCGCGGGTGCCGCGCTCGGGTCGCTGGCTGGTCGCCTCCGTGCAGGGACTCAATCGCTATTACTCCGGCAGGTCCGACGCCGTCGTGGCCAACTGGATGACACGGCAGGATCGCGAGCAGGCGATCGCCGACAACGTCGCCTGGGTGGACGGCGTGTGCGACGCGCTCGAGCGCGAGTTCGGCCCTCCACGCGCGATCGTCTTCGCCGGCTTCTCGCAGGGCGTCGCGATGGCCTATCGGGCCGGCCTGCTCGGCCGGCGGGAGTGCGCGGCCATCATCGTCTCGGGAGGGGATGTGCCGCCCGAGTTCGCCGCCGGCACCCCGCGCCCGTGGCCGCGAGTCCTCGTGGCGACCGGCGATGGCGACGGCTGGTTCACGCCCGCGCGGCTCGAAGGCGACCTCGCCATCGTCCGGCTCTCGCGCCCCGACGCACGCTGGCTGGTCTTCGAGGGCGGGCACGAGTGGAGCGAGGCGCTCAGCGAAGCGGCGGGCGGCCTGCTCGCGGAGATCGAGCGCGGGGCGTAG
- a CDS encoding protein kinase translates to MPLQPGQRLAHYQVLAPLGAGGMGEVWRARDTKLGRDVAIKVLPESVADHPERLALFEREARTVAALSHPNIVVLHSIEESAGVRFLTMELIEGETLEPLTARGGLALIPLLELALPLAEALAAAHARGVVHRDLKPRNVMLSTEGRVKVLDFGLSRPAGEASRPSDSNSPTLQAFTLVGQGAGTLPYMAPEQVRGGPVDARTDQFAFGIVLYQLASGRHPFAAETLADVSSAILRDTPPPLPGLRPDLPEAFARLVERCLAKDAGARFPDATEIVRELTRLRAAGAVVPATAGAAAGTAAGASIRSLAVLPLDNVSRDPAQEYFADGMTEALISDLARLESLRVISRRSAMKYKGVQKSVTEIAAELDVDAVIEGSALLVGDRVRINVQLVSARADRTLWSSRYDRKLEDVLDLQSDVAAAVAREITLRVSPGEAARLAQRREVNPEAHLEYLKGAHVAEATSPQAIELAVRHFERALELDDGHAPAWAGLADCHATRASRGMAPPAAAMGQARRAAERALELDPTLAAAHVVLGQVRLRGQDMAGGLAELRRAIELNPGLANAWQVLGRAHYCLEQHPQAQAAMLKAVSLDPLSMVLHTAVGDAYYYGREFQTSANWYRKAIELDPRFDGAHTDLARTLEALGRFDEAHEQYEEGRRLAGGVAGPNFGLAHLAVSRGDAAEARRMLAELTAARGRQVVSAWGIAVLHACLGDVEDAFRWLDTAFEEGSTGLVFLRVHPRLDGIRQDPRFPALVKRMGLDGG, encoded by the coding sequence ATGCCGCTCCAGCCCGGACAGCGGCTCGCCCACTACCAGGTGCTCGCCCCTCTGGGCGCGGGCGGCATGGGAGAGGTCTGGCGTGCGCGCGACACGAAGCTGGGCCGGGACGTGGCCATCAAGGTCCTGCCCGAGTCGGTCGCCGACCACCCCGAACGCCTTGCGCTTTTCGAGCGCGAGGCGCGCACGGTCGCCGCGCTCAGCCACCCGAACATCGTCGTCCTGCACTCGATCGAGGAGAGCGCCGGCGTGCGCTTCCTGACCATGGAGCTGATCGAGGGCGAGACGCTGGAGCCGCTCACGGCGCGCGGCGGCCTCGCGCTGATCCCGCTGCTCGAGCTGGCCCTGCCGCTCGCCGAGGCGCTCGCGGCCGCCCACGCGCGCGGCGTCGTGCACCGGGATCTCAAACCACGCAACGTGATGCTTTCGACGGAGGGCCGCGTCAAGGTCCTCGACTTCGGGCTCTCCCGCCCCGCCGGCGAAGCCAGCAGACCGTCCGACAGCAACTCCCCCACGCTCCAGGCCTTCACGCTGGTCGGCCAGGGCGCAGGCACGCTTCCCTACATGGCCCCCGAGCAGGTGCGCGGCGGCCCGGTGGACGCGCGCACCGACCAGTTCGCCTTCGGGATCGTTCTCTACCAGCTCGCGAGCGGCCGGCATCCGTTCGCGGCGGAGACGCTCGCCGACGTCAGCTCGGCGATCCTGCGCGACACCCCTCCGCCACTGCCCGGACTGCGGCCCGACCTGCCGGAAGCCTTCGCGCGCCTCGTCGAGCGCTGCCTCGCGAAGGACGCGGGGGCCCGCTTCCCCGATGCCACGGAGATCGTCCGCGAGCTGACGCGCCTGCGCGCGGCCGGCGCGGTGGTTCCGGCCACCGCCGGCGCCGCGGCCGGAACCGCCGCGGGCGCCTCGATCCGCTCGCTCGCCGTGCTGCCGCTCGACAACGTCTCGCGCGACCCCGCGCAGGAGTACTTCGCCGACGGCATGACCGAGGCCCTGATCTCCGATCTCGCCCGACTCGAGAGCCTGCGCGTCATCTCGCGGCGCAGCGCGATGAAGTACAAGGGCGTGCAGAAGTCCGTGACCGAGATCGCCGCCGAGCTCGACGTGGACGCGGTGATCGAAGGCTCGGCGCTGCTGGTGGGCGACCGCGTGCGCATCAACGTGCAGCTGGTCTCGGCGCGCGCCGACCGGACGCTGTGGAGCAGCCGCTACGACCGCAAGCTCGAGGACGTGCTCGACCTGCAGAGCGACGTGGCCGCGGCGGTCGCCCGTGAGATCACCCTGCGGGTGAGTCCGGGCGAGGCCGCGCGGCTCGCGCAGCGCCGGGAAGTCAACCCCGAGGCCCACCTCGAGTACCTCAAGGGCGCGCACGTGGCCGAGGCGACGTCTCCGCAGGCGATCGAGCTGGCCGTGCGCCACTTCGAGCGCGCGCTCGAGCTGGACGACGGCCACGCCCCCGCCTGGGCCGGACTGGCCGACTGCCACGCCACGCGCGCCTCGCGCGGCATGGCCCCGCCGGCCGCGGCCATGGGGCAGGCGCGCCGCGCGGCGGAGCGTGCGCTCGAGCTGGATCCAACCCTCGCCGCCGCGCACGTCGTGCTCGGTCAGGTGCGGCTTCGGGGTCAGGACATGGCCGGCGGGCTCGCGGAACTTCGGCGCGCCATCGAGCTGAACCCCGGGCTCGCGAACGCCTGGCAGGTCCTCGGCCGCGCCCACTACTGCCTGGAACAGCACCCGCAGGCGCAGGCGGCCATGCTCAAGGCGGTGAGCCTCGATCCGCTGTCCATGGTCCTGCACACCGCCGTGGGAGACGCCTATTACTACGGCCGCGAATTCCAGACCTCCGCGAACTGGTATCGCAAGGCCATCGAACTGGACCCGCGCTTCGACGGGGCCCACACGGACCTCGCGCGCACGCTCGAGGCGCTGGGGCGCTTCGACGAGGCGCACGAGCAGTACGAAGAGGGCCGGCGCCTCGCCGGCGGCGTCGCCGGGCCGAACTTCGGACTCGCGCATCTCGCGGTCAGCCGCGGCGACGCCGCCGAAGCACGACGCATGCTGGCGGAGCTGACCGCGGCCCGCGGCCGGCAGGTGGTCTCGGCATGGGGCATCGCCGTCCTGCACGCCTGCCTGGGCGACGTGGAGGACGCGTTTCGCTGGCTCGATACCGCGTTCGAGGAGGGCTCGACCGGGCTCGTCTTCCTGCGCGTCCATCCCCGGCTCGACGGCATTCGCCAGGATCCGCGCTTCCCCGCGCTGGTGAAGCGCATGGGGCTCGACGGAGGCTAG
- a CDS encoding FG-GAP repeat protein, with amino-acid sequence MISSTDTTRPLRAALRVAGAISLALALAAPAFSAETPPTELVMPKLWEPDRSAQAFPGLAEVMSGEGSGANLTATRMGALAAGLKPPAQPSLVGTTPGWAYESNVASRYLGSYAHPLGDLNGDGYGDFAATGNVNSFNTALYVFLGSASGPALQPGFPVTTLPADAAICPAGDVNGDGFADMAMFWPNNGNLRLYFGSAAGLSMSGFNTLNAHFPALSLGMSGGPAGDVNGDGYGDVIFGMPNYGSMFPCGPATGAGLVEVMYGSATGLTASSNWYGPGCFSVGSGAGLGTSVAGAGDVNADGYDDIIAGAPGADLQFVGVVGKAYIVYGSASGLPLINGFSNVGSISSGTTIAGQHLFGTFGNSVAAAGDVNGDGYADVAVGSPYDDNYGTDSGLASIFRGTSAGVDTATANRLWWDSSGVPGAMFGVSLDPAGDVNGDSHPDLLIGETSRWDLLQSAGSVMLIQQTLARPSTYATARTAGDVNGDGLSDVLVGDTYWTNGENLEGRVSVHYGAGGAPSTFANWSVTQSAIDNPNLGWSVAGGDVNGDGYEDVIVGCPTWYDFTTGGSYNNGLLMVFYGHVTGLSASYDWFYFGANGDQTGLSVATADVNGDGYADILASAHTAAGNSGLVRVWFGSSSGPSVSGPNQTLTAPAPGGYFGASVAAAGDVNNDGYPDVVVGAPNAEDPVTPISDQGVAYVYLGGAGGVVTPPVWSRAGGQVNSHLGQSVAGAGDVNGDGYADVVIGEPDFDSVDRLGNPYPDAGRVHIAYGSAGGPSGSYFMNTFASWRFGASVAGAGDVNGDGYSDIIVGGPSATNTLPGEGVARVFAGGPFGLGGLLWSQFGGEANGGFGSAVSSAGDVDGDGLSDVLVGAVFQDMGGPQDQGRAYVYRGPLPAGASPVWTASGGSTFANLGHSLANAGDVNGDGWSDLVFGLPGYNGTGYRQGIARTYYGCGYGGAFQIGRAYRFTAPAHQMQPSTMSDPGGVYLLSTGRSSAGRAKVRLQYRVDPVVGLPGGATAGFTGWYATGAPGAYGSLAGMIAGAGGLTAGVPYAWRMRTLSNNIYYPTGPWRSPERSGRRETDFRTPGTFLDVADGRRPAELLLADVRPNPMRTSTSVVFSLSKPGPVSLSVHDVMGRRVRVLSRGDLGAGEHRIAWDGAGDDGRAVSAGIYIVRLEAEGRALSRKVVRMK; translated from the coding sequence ATGATCTCCTCGACCGACACCACCCGCCCCCTGCGCGCGGCCCTCCGCGTGGCCGGCGCCATTTCCCTGGCGCTCGCGCTCGCAGCGCCCGCCTTCTCCGCCGAAACCCCGCCCACCGAGCTCGTGATGCCGAAGCTGTGGGAACCCGACCGCAGCGCACAGGCGTTTCCCGGGCTGGCCGAGGTCATGAGCGGCGAGGGGTCGGGCGCGAACCTCACCGCGACCCGCATGGGCGCGCTCGCCGCGGGCCTCAAGCCGCCCGCGCAGCCGTCGCTCGTGGGCACGACTCCCGGCTGGGCGTACGAATCGAACGTCGCGAGCCGCTACCTCGGCAGCTACGCGCACCCGCTGGGCGACCTCAACGGCGATGGCTACGGCGATTTCGCCGCGACCGGAAACGTCAACTCGTTCAACACCGCGCTCTACGTGTTCCTCGGCTCGGCGTCGGGGCCCGCGCTCCAGCCGGGCTTTCCGGTCACGACGCTGCCCGCGGACGCGGCGATCTGCCCGGCCGGCGATGTCAACGGCGACGGCTTTGCCGACATGGCCATGTTCTGGCCGAACAACGGTAACCTGCGGCTCTACTTCGGCAGCGCCGCCGGCCTCAGCATGTCCGGCTTCAACACGCTCAACGCGCACTTCCCGGCGCTCTCGCTCGGCATGAGCGGCGGGCCGGCGGGCGACGTGAACGGCGACGGCTACGGCGACGTCATCTTCGGCATGCCCAACTACGGCTCGATGTTCCCGTGCGGTCCCGCGACCGGCGCCGGGCTGGTCGAGGTGATGTACGGTTCGGCCACCGGACTCACGGCGAGCAGCAACTGGTACGGACCGGGCTGCTTTTCGGTGGGCTCGGGGGCGGGACTCGGCACCTCGGTCGCCGGCGCGGGTGACGTGAACGCCGACGGCTACGACGACATCATCGCCGGCGCGCCTGGCGCGGATCTGCAGTTCGTCGGCGTGGTCGGCAAGGCCTACATCGTGTACGGCTCGGCCAGCGGCCTGCCGCTGATCAATGGCTTCAGCAACGTCGGCTCGATCTCCTCGGGCACCACGATCGCCGGCCAGCACCTCTTCGGAACGTTCGGCAACTCGGTCGCGGCCGCCGGCGACGTGAACGGCGACGGCTACGCCGACGTCGCGGTGGGCTCGCCCTACGACGACAACTACGGCACCGACTCCGGGCTGGCCTCGATCTTCCGCGGCACTTCGGCGGGCGTGGACACCGCGACCGCGAACCGCCTGTGGTGGGACAGCTCCGGCGTTCCAGGGGCGATGTTCGGTGTTTCGCTCGATCCGGCCGGCGACGTGAACGGCGACAGTCATCCCGATCTGCTGATCGGCGAGACCTCGCGCTGGGACCTGCTGCAGAGCGCGGGCAGCGTGATGCTGATCCAGCAGACCCTCGCCAGGCCCAGCACCTACGCGACCGCGCGCACCGCGGGCGACGTGAACGGCGATGGGCTCAGCGACGTGCTCGTCGGCGACACCTACTGGACGAACGGCGAGAACCTCGAAGGGCGCGTGTCCGTCCACTACGGCGCCGGCGGGGCGCCCTCGACGTTCGCCAACTGGTCCGTCACGCAGAGCGCGATCGACAACCCGAACCTCGGCTGGTCGGTGGCGGGCGGCGACGTGAACGGTGACGGCTACGAGGACGTCATCGTCGGCTGCCCGACCTGGTACGACTTCACCACGGGCGGCAGCTACAACAACGGCCTGCTGATGGTGTTCTACGGTCACGTGACGGGGCTGTCGGCTTCCTACGACTGGTTCTACTTCGGCGCCAACGGCGACCAGACCGGCCTCTCGGTCGCGACCGCCGACGTCAACGGCGACGGCTACGCCGACATCCTCGCCAGCGCGCACACCGCGGCGGGCAACAGCGGCCTCGTGCGCGTGTGGTTCGGCAGCTCGAGCGGGCCCTCGGTCTCTGGCCCCAACCAGACGCTCACTGCCCCGGCCCCCGGCGGCTACTTCGGAGCCTCGGTCGCGGCCGCGGGCGATGTCAACAACGACGGTTATCCAGACGTCGTCGTGGGCGCGCCGAACGCCGAGGACCCTGTCACGCCGATCAGCGACCAGGGCGTCGCCTACGTCTACCTGGGCGGCGCGGGCGGCGTGGTGACGCCGCCGGTGTGGTCGCGCGCGGGCGGGCAGGTGAACTCGCACCTCGGCCAGAGCGTCGCCGGCGCCGGCGACGTGAACGGCGACGGGTACGCCGACGTCGTCATCGGCGAGCCGGACTTCGACTCGGTGGATCGGTTGGGCAATCCCTACCCGGACGCCGGACGCGTCCACATCGCGTACGGTTCGGCGGGCGGCCCCAGCGGCTCCTACTTCATGAACACGTTCGCGTCCTGGCGCTTCGGCGCCAGCGTCGCGGGGGCCGGCGACGTGAACGGCGACGGCTACAGCGACATCATCGTCGGCGGTCCGTCCGCCACGAACACGCTCCCGGGCGAAGGCGTGGCTCGCGTTTTCGCCGGCGGCCCATTCGGCCTTGGCGGCCTGCTGTGGTCGCAGTTCGGCGGCGAGGCGAACGGCGGGTTCGGCTCCGCGGTCTCCTCGGCCGGCGACGTGGACGGCGACGGGCTGAGCGACGTGCTGGTCGGCGCCGTGTTCCAGGACATGGGAGGCCCGCAGGATCAGGGCCGCGCCTACGTGTACCGCGGCCCGCTGCCCGCGGGCGCAAGCCCCGTGTGGACCGCGAGCGGCGGCTCGACGTTCGCGAACCTCGGCCATTCCCTCGCCAACGCGGGCGACGTGAACGGCGACGGCTGGAGCGATCTCGTCTTCGGCCTGCCGGGCTACAACGGCACCGGCTACCGCCAGGGCATTGCGCGCACGTACTACGGCTGCGGTTATGGCGGCGCGTTCCAGATCGGCCGCGCCTACCGGTTCACCGCGCCTGCCCACCAAATGCAGCCCTCGACGATGAGCGATCCGGGCGGCGTGTACCTGCTCTCGACCGGCCGGTCGTCGGCGGGCCGCGCCAAGGTGCGCCTGCAGTATCGCGTGGATCCAGTGGTCGGACTGCCGGGTGGAGCCACGGCCGGCTTCACGGGCTGGTACGCGACCGGCGCTCCGGGCGCGTACGGCAGTCTGGCGGGCATGATCGCGGGCGCGGGCGGTCTCACCGCCGGCGTGCCCTACGCGTGGCGGATGCGCACGCTTTCCAACAACATCTACTACCCGACGGGGCCGTGGCGCTCGCCCGAACGCAGCGGCCGGCGCGAGACGGATTTCCGCACGCCGGGAACGTTCCTCGACGTGGCCGACGGGCGCCGTCCCGCCGAACTCCTGCTCGCCGACGTGCGGCCGAATCCGATGCGGACCTCGACCTCGGTGGTGTTCTCGCTCTCGAAGCCAGGTCCCGTATCGCTGTCGGTGCACGACGTGATGGGGCGCCGCGTGCGCGTACTGTCGCGCGGTGACCTCGGCGCCGGCGAACACCGGATCGCATGGGACGGCGCCGGCGACGACGGCCGGGCGGTGAGCGCCGGCATCTACATCGTGCGGCTGGAAGCCGAGGGCCGTGCGCTGAGCCGCAAGGTCGTGCGCATGAAGTGA